The Ictalurus furcatus strain D&B chromosome 5, Billie_1.0, whole genome shotgun sequence genome includes a region encoding these proteins:
- the aplnra gene encoding apelin receptor A: MEPTEYADSYDYYEDNETACDYSEWEPSYSLIPVLYMLIFILGLSGNGMVIFTMWRSAKSKRRAADVYIGNLALADLTFVVTLPLWAAYTALGYHWPFGVALCKISSYVVLVNMYASVFCLTCLSFDRYLAIVHSLSSNRLRSRGTVMVSLGAIWLLSGTLAAPTLLFRTTVDDAISNRTTCAMDFSLVTLNQRHESLWIAGLSLSSSALGFLLPFMAMTVCYCLIGCTVARHFGHLRKEDQKKRRLLKIITTLVVVFALCWTPFHVLKSMDALSYLGLAPTSCGFLHFLLLAHPYATCLAYINSCLNPFLYAFFDLRFRSRCLCLLSLKKVVHGHVSSASSTLSAQTQKSELHSLATKV; encoded by the coding sequence ATGGAACCCACGGAATACGCTGACAGCTACGATTATTATGAAGACAACGAGACGGCGTGCGACTACTCCGAGTGGGAGCCGTCCTACTCGCTCATCCCTGTCCTCTACATGCTCATCTTCATCCTTGGTCTGTCCGGGAACGGGATGGTCATCTTCACCATGTGGCGTTCGGCCAAGTCCAAGCGCCGTGCTGCAGACGTCTACATCGGCAACCTGGCTTTGGCCGACCTGACCTTTGTGGTGACCCTGCCACTGTGGGCTGCATACACGGCACTCGGGTACCACTGGCCTTTCGGCGTGGCGCTTTGCAAGATCAGCAGCTACGTGGTGCTGGTGAACATGTATGCCAGTGTCTTTTGCCTCACCTGCTTGAGCTTTGATCGCTACCTGGCCATTGTGCACTCACTAAGCAGCAACCGTCTTCGATCCCGAGGCACCGTGATGGTATCGCTCGGCGCCATTTGGCTGCTTTCCGGGACTCTCGCTGCGCCTACTCTGCTCTTCCGTACCACGGTGGATGATGCGATCAGCAACCGCACTACCTGTGCCATGGACTTCAGCCTGGTGACCCTGAATCAGCGCCACGAGTCACTCTGGATCGCCGGTTTGAGCTTGTCATCCTCAGCTCTTGGCTTCTTGCTCCCCTTTATGGCCATGACTGTGTGCTACTGCTTGATTGGCTGCACGGTGGCGCGCCACTTTGGCCACCTGCGCAAAGAGGACCAGAAGAAGCGGCGCCTCCTGAAGATCATCACCACTCTGGTGGTGGTGTTCGCCCTCTGCTGGACGCCTTTCCATGTGCTGAAGAGCATGGACGCGCTGTCATACCTGGGGCTGGCTCCGACGTCCTGTGGTTTCCTGCACTTCCTGCTGCTGGCGCACCCGTATGCCACCTGCCTGGCGTACATCAACAGCTGCCTCAACCCGTTCCTCTATGCCTTCTTCGACCTGCGTTTCCGCTCGCGCTGCCTCTGCCTGCTCAGCCTGAAGAAGGTTGTGCACGGTCACGTCAGCTCTGCCTCATCCACCCTCAGCGCGCAGACCCAGAAGTCCGAGCTGCATTCGCTTGCCACCAAAGTGTGA